The following are encoded in a window of Solirubrobacterales bacterium genomic DNA:
- the hisD gene encoding histidinol dehydrogenase: MILRRFDWTAAGTVAAELEEWFGRDAERIDPGPIGDQVSATGDRALRELTARFDATSLEAGQIRIRVDPDEAERALRECDPAVRQALEIAVVNVRLVAEAQLSEASRRVRLPQGQMVTVGEVPVRAAGIYAPGGRAAYPSTVVMGCVPARVAGVDRLVLVSPPGPGGQMNPTTLAAAALCGVDEIYAIGGAQAIYALARGTGTVRAVDVIAGPGNAWVQAAKRDVFGEVGIDSLAGPSDLTVVIDRTVDPEWAALDLCAQAEHGAESPLVAITTEPGVIEPLADQVERISAEHTGVNDCRMALVEAPDSSAAIDLAGRVAPEHLQLMDAESAALAERVTTAGCIFTGPYSATAFGDYLAGSNHVLPTDGTGRFFGPLTPATFRRPTARVSFDAGSARALAGPLAALAESEGLPVHGLSVTARAAGESKHTEDRK; this comes from the coding sequence ATGATTCTCCGTCGGTTCGACTGGACCGCCGCCGGGACCGTTGCCGCGGAGCTCGAGGAATGGTTCGGTCGGGACGCCGAACGGATCGATCCCGGCCCGATCGGGGACCAGGTGTCAGCCACAGGAGACCGGGCTCTCCGTGAGCTGACCGCGCGGTTTGATGCGACCTCGCTGGAAGCCGGGCAGATCAGGATTCGGGTGGACCCGGACGAGGCCGAGCGAGCCCTGCGGGAATGCGACCCCGCGGTCCGACAGGCGCTCGAGATCGCAGTCGTGAACGTGCGGCTGGTGGCCGAAGCCCAACTGTCCGAGGCGAGCCGGAGGGTGAGGCTGCCCCAGGGCCAGATGGTCACGGTCGGTGAGGTGCCGGTCCGGGCGGCAGGCATCTACGCTCCCGGCGGTCGGGCTGCCTATCCGTCAACCGTGGTCATGGGTTGCGTGCCGGCAAGAGTGGCCGGGGTGGACCGTCTGGTTCTGGTATCGCCGCCCGGTCCCGGCGGGCAGATGAACCCGACCACGCTGGCGGCCGCGGCGCTCTGCGGGGTGGACGAGATCTACGCGATCGGTGGCGCCCAGGCGATCTACGCGCTCGCTCGGGGAACCGGGACGGTACGTGCCGTCGATGTGATTGCCGGCCCTGGCAATGCCTGGGTCCAGGCGGCCAAACGGGATGTTTTCGGTGAGGTCGGAATCGACTCCCTGGCCGGACCGTCCGACCTGACCGTTGTGATCGACCGCACGGTCGATCCGGAGTGGGCCGCCCTCGATCTCTGCGCCCAGGCCGAACATGGGGCCGAGAGTCCCCTGGTGGCGATCACCACTGAACCGGGGGTGATCGAGCCTCTCGCTGATCAGGTGGAACGGATCTCGGCCGAGCATACGGGGGTGAACGATTGCCGTATGGCCCTGGTCGAGGCCCCCGATTCGAGCGCCGCGATCGATCTTGCCGGGAGAGTTGCTCCCGAGCATCTACAGCTCATGGACGCGGAATCCGCCGCGCTCGCCGAGCGGGTGACGACCGCCGGATGCATCTTCACCGGGCCTTACAGCGCCACCGCGTTCGGCGACTACCTCGCCGGTTCCAATCACGTCCTGCCGACCGACGGGACGGGGCGATTCTTCGGCCCCCTCACGCCGGCCACCTTCCGTCGCCCGACCGCCCGGGTAAGCTTCGATGCCGGCTCGGCCAGAGCCCTGGCGGGTCCGTTGGCCGCTCTCGCCGAAAGTGAGGGACTGCCGGTGCACGGACTTTCCGTCACGGCCCGAGCTGCCGGAGAATCCAAGCACACCGAGGACCGAAAATGA
- the hisB gene encoding imidazoleglycerol-phosphate dehydratase HisB, translating into MSRQANIERITGETEVTVTVDLDGQGHSADTGVGFFDHMLDLLARHANIGLVVSAKGDLDTGSHHTVEDVGIVIGQAISEALGDRTGIRRYGHAVVPMDEAIAECCLDFSGRPLSVFRGEVPVTSIGNFETELAEEFFGALANGGRLTLHTEIRYGTNVHHMIEAAFKALARAVRVAVEVDPAERGVPSTKGTLTS; encoded by the coding sequence ATGAGCAGACAGGCGAACATCGAAAGGATCACCGGTGAAACCGAGGTCACGGTGACCGTGGATCTGGATGGTCAGGGACACTCCGCCGACACCGGGGTGGGCTTCTTCGACCACATGCTGGACCTGTTGGCCCGCCACGCGAACATCGGTCTTGTGGTCTCCGCGAAGGGTGATCTCGATACCGGTTCTCACCACACCGTGGAGGACGTCGGGATCGTGATCGGCCAGGCGATCAGTGAGGCACTGGGTGATCGGACCGGGATCCGACGTTACGGGCACGCCGTGGTGCCGATGGACGAGGCGATCGCCGAGTGTTGCCTCGATTTTTCCGGTCGGCCACTCTCGGTGTTCCGGGGAGAGGTCCCGGTCACCTCGATCGGGAACTTCGAGACCGAGCTTGCCGAGGAGTTCTTCGGGGCGCTCGCCAACGGCGGCAGGCTCACCCTTCACACCGAGATCAGGTACGGCACCAACGTTCACCACATGATCGAGGCTGCCTTCAAGGCTCTTGCCCGCGCAGTTCGGGTAGCGGTCGAAGTGGACCCGGCCGAACGCGGCGTTCCGAGCACCAAGGGCACTCTGACCTCTTGA
- the hisH gene encoding imidazole glycerol phosphate synthase subunit HisH, which translates to MSGSRLPDDGAAAAIPVPGPVLTVLDYGMGNLRSVEKALELVGARVSIAGDPDSVPPSSGLVLPGVGAFPRAMSRIRDCGFDRLIEDSLAEGTPLLGICLGLQLLFEHSDELGGSTGLGILPGRVKAIPAGGRKVPHIGWSPVTWRAPDRLNDGLRPGEPFYFVHSYACEPDPVDLVGTASYGGTFACVAGRGPVQGVQFHPEKSGVAGLRLLRNFVRICSETE; encoded by the coding sequence TTGAGCGGATCGAGGCTGCCGGACGACGGTGCCGCCGCGGCCATCCCGGTGCCGGGACCGGTACTCACGGTACTCGACTACGGGATGGGAAACCTGCGCTCGGTCGAGAAGGCTCTGGAGCTGGTCGGCGCCAGGGTGAGCATCGCCGGCGACCCGGATTCGGTTCCGCCGTCATCCGGTCTGGTCCTGCCGGGTGTCGGCGCCTTCCCCCGGGCCATGTCCCGCATTCGCGACTGCGGGTTCGACCGGCTGATCGAGGATTCGCTCGCCGAAGGAACGCCGCTGCTCGGGATCTGCCTCGGGCTTCAGCTGCTTTTCGAGCACTCGGATGAGCTCGGCGGGTCGACCGGTCTCGGGATCCTGCCGGGCCGGGTGAAGGCTATTCCGGCGGGCGGGCGCAAGGTGCCGCATATCGGCTGGTCCCCGGTCACCTGGCGGGCTCCCGACCGGTTGAACGACGGCCTGCGTCCCGGAGAACCGTTCTACTTCGTCCATTCCTATGCCTGCGAACCCGACCCCGTGGATCTGGTCGGTACTGCCTCCTACGGCGGGACCTTCGCCTGCGTGGCCGGACGCGGTCCGGTCCAGGGAGTTCAGTTCCATCCCGAGAAGTCGGGAGTGGCCGGCCTTCGTCTGCTGCGCAACTTCGTCAGGATCTGCAGCGAGACCGAATGA
- the hisA gene encoding 1-(5-phosphoribosyl)-5-[(5-phosphoribosylamino)methylideneamino]imidazole-4-carboxamide isomerase, with protein MILFPAIDILDGRAVRLLKGEYDRETRYFDDPADAAREWAAGGAEFIHVVDLDGAKVGHPVNLAAIERIAEAVDCPIQVGGGVRGLTAADSMLAGGAARVVVGTAALRDPDLLDALISNLGAERVVVSIDARGGEVSLAGWTESSGVDVADAAAALSGRGVLRFLFTPIEVDGTLEGPNLPELLRVADATPAAVIASGGVGTLADLQLLSERAPANVEGVIVGRALYERRFTVTEGIAALGDST; from the coding sequence ATGATCCTGTTCCCCGCGATAGATATCCTCGACGGTCGGGCGGTGCGTCTGCTCAAGGGCGAGTACGACCGGGAGACGAGATACTTCGATGATCCGGCCGATGCTGCCCGGGAGTGGGCGGCCGGCGGAGCGGAGTTCATTCACGTGGTCGACCTCGACGGAGCGAAGGTCGGGCATCCGGTGAACCTCGCGGCGATCGAACGGATCGCGGAAGCCGTTGACTGTCCGATCCAGGTGGGCGGGGGAGTGCGCGGCCTCACCGCGGCAGACTCCATGCTCGCCGGCGGTGCAGCCCGGGTGGTGGTCGGCACCGCGGCGCTACGGGATCCGGATCTGCTTGATGCACTGATCTCGAACCTCGGCGCGGAGCGGGTGGTCGTTTCGATTGATGCCCGTGGCGGCGAGGTTTCCCTGGCCGGCTGGACCGAGTCGAGCGGGGTGGATGTGGCCGACGCGGCAGCCGCCCTTTCGGGCCGCGGGGTGCTTCGGTTCCTCTTCACCCCGATCGAGGTGGATGGCACCCTGGAAGGACCAAACCTCCCCGAGCTGCTGCGGGTCGCCGACGCAACCCCGGCCGCGGTGATCGCGTCCGGCGGGGTCGGGACCCTGGCCGATCTGCAACTGCTCTCGGAACGGGCACCGGCCAACGTGGAGGGCGTGATCGTCGGACGGGCCCTCTACGAGAGAAGGTTCACGGTGACCGAGGGAATCGCTGCGCTCGGGGATTCGACATGA
- the hisF gene encoding imidazole glycerol phosphate synthase subunit HisF, translating to MSDLKRVIPCLDVNEGRVVKGTNFVDLRDAGDPVELAERYDAAGADELVFLDITATHEGRDTIVDLARRTAENVFIPFTIGGGIRSVEDARAVLGAGADKVSVNSAAVKRPGLISELADVFGAQCVVLAIDARREDDGSYGVYVAGGREAVGRDAIEWAVEGARLGAGEILLTSMDRDGTNDGYELELTRRVAEAVEIPVIASGGAGELHHLVEAIKQGRADAVLCASIFHYGEHTVEEAKRFMSANGVPVRL from the coding sequence ATGAGTGATCTCAAACGGGTCATCCCCTGCCTCGACGTGAACGAGGGCCGCGTGGTCAAGGGGACCAATTTCGTTGATCTCCGGGATGCCGGTGACCCGGTTGAACTGGCCGAGCGGTACGACGCCGCCGGAGCCGACGAGCTGGTTTTCCTTGACATCACCGCGACCCATGAAGGTCGAGACACGATCGTGGATCTGGCCCGGCGAACTGCCGAGAACGTCTTCATACCGTTCACCATCGGCGGGGGGATCCGCTCGGTCGAGGACGCACGGGCCGTGCTCGGGGCCGGGGCGGACAAGGTCTCGGTCAACTCGGCGGCGGTGAAACGTCCGGGGCTGATCAGCGAACTCGCCGATGTGTTCGGCGCCCAGTGTGTGGTCCTGGCGATCGATGCCCGGCGAGAGGATGACGGCAGCTACGGCGTGTACGTCGCCGGCGGGCGCGAAGCGGTCGGCCGGGACGCGATCGAGTGGGCGGTCGAGGGGGCGCGTCTCGGCGCGGGAGAGATCCTGCTGACCAGTATGGACCGTGACGGCACCAACGATGGCTACGAGCTCGAGCTGACCCGGCGGGTGGCGGAGGCCGTCGAAATCCCGGTGATCGCTTCCGGTGGCGCCGGAGAGCTGCACCACCTGGTCGAGGCGATCAAGCAGGGTAGGGCTGACGCGGTGCTCTGTGCTTCCATCTTCCATTACGGGGAGCACACCGTGGAGGAAGCGAAGCGGTTCATGTCAGCCAACGGGGTTCCGGTTCGACTCTGA